A window of the Jeotgalibacillus aurantiacus genome harbors these coding sequences:
- a CDS encoding RNA-directed DNA polymerase, whose amino-acid sequence MKILTEKYNNLRPDPSFLNDPVILSSAWKKSHNYIRQHNWYADILELDSSVINLGSNISDLSTRLKNNEYRPSSLRLVPAPKSHEWYFPEGTDKWIPKKSENEKGQELRPLAHLNIEDQTVASAAMICLADAVETAQGPTEYSGYLDAQKRKVYSYGNRLHCEWLSHFNKKKQAKFNWGNAQSYRKYYIDYQTFLKRPYEVCRHHNDTVQFDEELFIVSIDLKKFYNNIDLTALINVLKDIYKSYCKEYSIQLENDYENFFKQLEQVFDWRWDSEDEQYISFFKNSNDDTNDNNDVVKYGLGLPQGLVSSGFFSNAYLTNFDQDMGNEIGKRNINQCIKVLDYCRYVDDIRITIKVKKDKEINDNNIEKLVISRITTILESYLEKIKAKSKISINGQKTKLIPFKQVSSEKNISSLMNSIQNRISGTPNADSLEQIAGELYGLLNSTNDLNRVNVSSNKLKLSNIFSTDTDIKDDTLKRFVATRLVKTLRNKRTMTVLGEEISWSEINNQPVTAEQIIDQQFEAAARKLISLWTDNPSLSLLLKVGLDLHPDFQLLDPVLDAIENKLYDENTPFKEKKTIEYLTADLLRAAAVNIGYGNEKIYSRNINLNIFRERICKFAKKVLKYHIPFPWYVQQQAVLYLITNQNLGFTFSMDVKELKHYKALYNSSIYKFDADEDISDLITYIIIFQQMNPNKEKAIAFLQEIFETLNISDKQKVIRILKETQPAFLEELIKREINKGASMRKLLSPQEVSYYTLKRENLKLTNFDKSPLLKVVYSLDNPFKQENAVLLLIKAILTNSDSIEILNNINAIDYLTISCRDWSDIQNPKNKDIDKFIEIKYDKKKKRNNSNLFPTWVDENYYWAYTLGTIIRSCLVGSRDYTEHTFLYRDDIDVYRGIKSTAVTRQFSLINQGSALMGEPLPITPWLTELLYKLLQWPGIDSFNSFIKDWDDVIDINDFHKLIKNRLDEQAVLYGDLSNTPMYKLPVPKNSEKESNNLRCAIVQTLMPQTTDFNQKDPTSWSVNFRAKHRDHLASMCELLIKQIKASNYVKKNINSSKGAIDVIIFPELSVHPDDLDILQRLSDSTGAHIFAGLTFTKLNSSDLVINQALWLIRTKTKSGRTLTPLYQGKYYMTTNEKKMKITSSRNYQLIINLQDGRDDINLTGAICYDATDMKLTADLRDISDVFIVAALNKDIQTFDNMIAYLHYHMFQPVILANTGEFGGSSVQVPLTRHERTVSHVHGNQQAIINIFELEPGIFKDVSKPKEIKNKKTPPAGFMGR is encoded by the coding sequence CCTAAAAGCCATGAATGGTATTTTCCAGAGGGGACTGATAAGTGGATACCTAAAAAATCAGAAAATGAGAAGGGTCAAGAACTTAGACCATTAGCGCATCTTAATATTGAAGATCAGACTGTCGCTAGTGCCGCTATGATTTGCCTCGCTGATGCAGTTGAAACAGCTCAGGGACCTACAGAGTATAGTGGTTACTTAGATGCTCAAAAGAGAAAAGTCTATAGCTATGGCAACCGTCTACATTGTGAGTGGTTATCTCATTTTAATAAGAAAAAACAAGCAAAATTTAATTGGGGGAACGCTCAATCTTATAGGAAATATTATATTGATTACCAAACTTTCTTAAAGAGACCTTACGAAGTTTGTCGACATCATAATGATACAGTCCAGTTCGATGAGGAACTTTTTATCGTTTCAATTGATTTGAAGAAATTTTATAACAATATTGATCTAACGGCTTTAATAAACGTTCTTAAAGATATCTATAAAAGTTATTGTAAAGAATATTCAATACAGTTGGAAAATGATTATGAAAACTTCTTTAAACAATTGGAACAAGTTTTTGACTGGAGATGGGATTCAGAAGATGAACAATACATAAGTTTTTTTAAAAATTCTAATGATGATACAAATGATAACAATGATGTAGTTAAATATGGTCTTGGTCTGCCCCAAGGGTTGGTATCAAGTGGCTTCTTTTCCAATGCATATCTTACAAATTTTGATCAGGATATGGGTAACGAAATAGGAAAGAGAAACATAAATCAATGCATTAAAGTATTAGATTATTGTAGGTATGTAGATGATATTAGGATAACAATAAAAGTAAAAAAAGATAAAGAAATTAATGATAATAATATAGAAAAATTAGTAATTAGTAGGATTACAACAATACTGGAGAGTTATTTAGAAAAAATAAAAGCTAAGAGTAAAATTTCAATTAATGGACAAAAAACAAAGCTTATTCCTTTTAAACAAGTTTCATCTGAAAAAAACATATCTTCTTTAATGAATAGTATACAAAATAGAATTAGCGGAACCCCGAATGCAGATTCATTAGAACAAATCGCAGGAGAACTTTATGGATTACTTAATTCTACAAATGATTTAAATAGGGTAAATGTAAGTTCAAATAAACTCAAACTCTCTAACATTTTTTCAACAGATACAGATATTAAAGATGATACTTTAAAGCGCTTTGTAGCTACTAGACTAGTAAAAACGTTAAGAAACAAACGTACCATGACCGTATTAGGAGAAGAAATTTCGTGGAGTGAAATCAATAATCAGCCTGTTACAGCTGAACAAATTATTGACCAACAATTTGAAGCAGCAGCAAGGAAACTAATTTCACTATGGACAGATAATCCGTCTCTTTCCCTCCTTTTAAAGGTAGGTCTCGATTTACATCCAGACTTTCAACTGTTAGACCCTGTATTAGATGCCATAGAAAACAAGCTTTATGATGAAAATACTCCATTTAAGGAGAAAAAAACTATCGAATATCTAACGGCTGATCTTTTAAGAGCAGCTGCAGTAAATATAGGTTATGGAAATGAAAAGATTTATTCGAGAAATATCAATTTGAATATATTTAGAGAAAGGATTTGTAAATTCGCAAAAAAAGTGTTGAAGTATCACATACCTTTTCCTTGGTATGTTCAACAACAAGCAGTTTTATATTTGATTACAAATCAGAATTTAGGTTTTACATTTTCGATGGATGTTAAAGAATTAAAACATTATAAGGCGTTATATAATTCATCTATCTATAAATTCGATGCCGATGAGGATATCAGTGATTTAATAACATATATTATAATTTTTCAACAAATGAACCCCAATAAAGAAAAAGCCATCGCTTTTTTACAAGAGATATTCGAGACATTGAATATTTCGGATAAACAAAAGGTTATACGCATTTTGAAAGAAACTCAACCAGCATTTTTAGAGGAGTTGATAAAGAGAGAAATAAACAAAGGAGCTTCAATGCGGAAATTACTGTCACCTCAAGAAGTAAGTTATTACACGTTAAAAAGAGAGAATTTAAAACTTACTAATTTTGATAAGTCACCTTTGCTTAAAGTGGTTTATAGTTTAGATAATCCTTTCAAACAGGAAAATGCAGTATTACTCTTAATCAAAGCAATATTAACTAATTCAGATAGTATTGAAATACTAAACAATATAAACGCAATAGATTATTTAACAATCAGTTGCAGAGACTGGTCAGATATTCAAAATCCAAAGAATAAAGATATCGATAAATTTATAGAAATAAAATATGATAAGAAGAAAAAACGAAATAACTCAAATTTATTTCCAACATGGGTAGATGAAAATTATTACTGGGCATATACATTAGGAACCATCATTAGATCTTGTTTAGTAGGTAGCAGGGATTATACTGAGCACACATTTTTATATCGTGATGATATTGATGTATATAGAGGAATTAAATCAACTGCTGTCACTAGACAGTTTTCATTAATTAATCAAGGATCAGCACTGATGGGTGAACCATTACCTATAACCCCTTGGTTAACCGAGCTGCTTTATAAACTTCTTCAGTGGCCTGGAATAGATTCATTCAACTCTTTTATAAAAGACTGGGATGATGTAATTGATATTAATGACTTTCATAAACTAATCAAAAATAGATTGGATGAACAAGCTGTATTGTATGGAGATCTATCAAATACTCCTATGTATAAGTTGCCAGTTCCTAAAAATTCCGAGAAAGAATCGAATAATTTAAGGTGTGCGATAGTCCAGACATTAATGCCTCAGACTACAGACTTTAATCAAAAAGATCCAACAAGTTGGAGTGTTAATTTTAGAGCTAAACATAGAGATCATCTAGCGTCAATGTGTGAACTATTAATTAAACAAATTAAAGCCTCGAATTATGTAAAAAAGAACATAAATAGTAGTAAAGGTGCTATTGATGTAATCATTTTCCCGGAACTATCAGTTCATCCAGATGACTTGGATATTTTACAGAGACTTTCTGACAGCACGGGAGCTCATATTTTTGCAGGCTTAACTTTTACTAAATTAAACTCATCGGATTTAGTTATAAATCAAGCTCTTTGGCTAATTAGAACTAAAACAAAATCTGGTAGAACACTTACTCCCTTATATCAGGGAAAGTATTACATGACCACTAATGAAAAGAAAATGAAAATCACTTCATCAAGAAATTATCAATTAATTATTAATTTACAGGATGGAAGAGATGATATTAATCTCACTGGTGCGATTTGTTATGATGCAACGGATATGAAATTAACTGCCGATTTAAGAGATATATCAGACGTCTTTATAGTTGCAGCTTTAAATAAGGATATACAAACATTTGATAACATGATTGCTTATTTACATTATCATATGTTTCAGCCCGTTATACTTGCTAATACTGGGGAGTTTGGAGGTTCATCCGTTCAAGTACCATTAACCCGACATGAGAGAACAGTTTCTCACGTTCATGGAAACCAACAAGCTATAATAAATATTTTTGAACTAGAGCCCGGAATATTTAAAGATGTGTCTAAGCCAAAAGAAATAAAAAATAAAAAAACACCACCCGCTGGATTTATGGGGAGATGA
- a CDS encoding SLATT domain-containing protein has translation MSEEKNYAKSIEEEFIDLKKRIKATRKSRIEASKRLRTKNNFYEKITHFYSLVVLILSVWFLNLAGDGGLFTAKVLLILSLSITYFTLFLSLRNYKERAGDFEVNYQHLDVLTNKLDRFATSGATLDETVLKSFQREYEKLIIGKENHTNIDYYRSTDENQIKYKKEIKRFILQERIANVLIAVYPIFIFLIIFIFSKIVTFFDQ, from the coding sequence GTGTCAGAAGAAAAAAACTATGCTAAAAGTATTGAAGAAGAATTTATTGACTTGAAGAAGCGAATTAAAGCAACTAGAAAGTCTAGAATTGAAGCTTCAAAGAGATTAAGAACAAAAAATAATTTTTACGAAAAAATAACCCATTTTTATTCACTAGTAGTATTAATTTTATCAGTTTGGTTCTTAAATCTAGCAGGTGACGGAGGGCTGTTTACAGCAAAAGTATTACTTATACTTTCACTCTCCATTACTTACTTTACACTCTTTCTTAGTTTAAGAAATTATAAAGAACGAGCAGGGGATTTTGAAGTGAACTACCAACACTTAGATGTTCTAACTAATAAGTTAGATCGATTTGCCACTAGCGGCGCAACACTGGACGAAACGGTTTTAAAAAGTTTTCAAAGAGAATATGAAAAATTGATTATTGGAAAAGAAAATCATACAAATATTGATTATTATAGGTCAACCGATGAAAATCAAATAAAGTATAAAAAAGAAATTAAGAGATTTATTCTTCAAGAAAGAATAGCGAATGTATTAATAGCAGTTTATCCTATTTTCATATTTTTAATTATTTTTATATTTTCCAAGATAGTAACTTTTTTCGATCAATAA
- a CDS encoding ABC transporter ATP-binding protein, with protein MTAMGYLRFLSELSGNKASKETCLSILKKVGLEKDAHKKTGKFSFGMKKKLGIAQAIIHNPELIFLDEPTSGLDAESVIHIQHLIRELHHEGKTIFMTSHNLDEVEKLCTRIAIMKDGQIIKTGSMDELRSYYQSTILVKIKHGNIPTADMTQLTQWLTHVGDNLEMKEQHIIITVNQEKKIADIIRAFNQCKIDIYRVEVEEPSLEEIFLDGQVGVRRVV; from the coding sequence ATGACTGCCATGGGCTACTTAAGATTCTTATCCGAACTGTCAGGAAACAAAGCATCAAAAGAAACATGCCTATCCATCCTGAAAAAAGTCGGCCTTGAAAAGGATGCCCATAAGAAAACCGGTAAATTCTCATTCGGCATGAAAAAGAAGCTCGGCATCGCCCAAGCCATCATCCATAACCCTGAGCTCATCTTTCTCGACGAACCAACATCAGGCCTGGACGCCGAATCCGTCATTCACATCCAGCACCTCATACGTGAGCTGCATCATGAAGGCAAAACCATCTTCATGACCTCCCACAACCTGGACGAAGTCGAAAAGCTCTGCACAAGAATCGCTATCATGAAAGACGGTCAAATCATCAAAACCGGATCCATGGACGAACTCAGATCCTACTACCAATCAACCATTCTAGTCAAAATCAAACACGGAAACATCCCTACCGCAGACATGACCCAGCTCACCCAATGGCTAACCCACGTCGGCGACAACCTAGAAATGAAAGAGCAACATATCATCATCACCGTTAACCAGGAGAAAAAAATCGCAGACATCATCCGCGCCTTCAACCAGTGCAAGATCGATATCTATCGTGTGGAAGTAGAAGAGCCTTCTTTGGAGGAGATTTTTTTGGATGGACAAGTTGGGGTTAGGCGGGTGGTTTAA